Proteins co-encoded in one Metabacillus sp. KUDC1714 genomic window:
- a CDS encoding cupin domain-containing protein: protein MVSSLDYSSPSAQFTFDVNTSPVMKKDNQNYINVLGINQLNTLDNVSLLDIFLSANNVIEPHYHQNAAELVYCISGAAVVSILNPFTKQIQNFPITPGQVANVPHGWWHYEVATVDHTHLLAIFNAPTPEVILGSDILKLTPSNIMAHTYCIDENQWKQAIKPVKPSTFIGPPTSCERTSESINGHYLNYYHNTGYTAPAYYQPNYQNSSWPQYYY from the coding sequence ATGGTTTCGAGTTTGGATTACTCCTCCCCCTCAGCACAATTTACTTTTGATGTAAATACAAGTCCTGTAATGAAAAAAGATAATCAAAACTACATTAATGTTTTAGGTATCAACCAACTTAACACACTCGATAATGTGTCTTTACTTGATATTTTTCTTAGTGCAAATAATGTTATAGAACCACATTACCACCAGAATGCTGCAGAGCTCGTTTACTGCATTTCTGGTGCTGCTGTTGTTTCTATATTAAATCCCTTTACCAAGCAAATTCAAAATTTTCCTATCACTCCTGGTCAAGTAGCAAATGTTCCACATGGGTGGTGGCATTATGAAGTTGCGACTGTAGATCATACACACCTACTAGCGATTTTTAATGCACCCACTCCTGAAGTAATTCTAGGATCAGATATCTTAAAATTGACACCTTCAAATATTATGGCACATACCTATTGCATCGATGAAAATCAATGGAAACAAGCGATTAAACCAGTTAAACCTTCTACCTTTATTGGTCCGCCTACATCCTGCGAAAGAACGAGTGAAAGTATAAATGGACATTATTTAAATTATTACCATAACACCGGATATACTGCTCCAGCATATTATCAACCAAACTATCAGAATTCCTCTTGGCCGCAATATTATTATTAA
- a CDS encoding iron chaperone, protein MEVFAKYLAGIDNPDHRDRTEKILAWVANKYPNLEPLIKWNTPMFSDHGTYIIGFSTAKHHLSVSPEEVGIAHFTEDIAQAGYSATKGLFRIPWKEPVNYELLEKMIEFNIQDKAEYTNFWRK, encoded by the coding sequence ATGGAAGTTTTTGCAAAATATTTAGCAGGTATCGATAACCCCGACCACCGCGATAGAACAGAGAAAATTTTGGCTTGGGTTGCTAATAAATACCCAAATTTGGAACCACTAATCAAGTGGAATACGCCAATGTTTTCCGATCACGGCACATATATCATCGGTTTTTCCACAGCGAAGCACCATTTGAGTGTTTCACCCGAAGAAGTAGGCATTGCACACTTTACTGAAGACATTGCCCAAGCTGGCTACAGTGCTACCAAAGGCTTGTTTCGAATTCCGTGGAAAGAGCCGGTAAATTACGAATTGCTTGAGAAAATGATTGAATTTAATATTCAGGATAAAGCAGAATATACAAATTTTTGGCGGAAGTAA
- a CDS encoding YitT family protein, translating to MNKIKKHKPNNKLKMILRGLMVIIGGFIAAYGLEAVLIPNNVSDGGVTGLSIVGSQLFGLPLGALIAIINLPFIWLGYKQIGKNFAIYSTIGIASLAIGTILMHHIPAIIDGDTLLVTVVGGIILGFGMGLALRNGGALDGIDMLAVLLSRKLPFGTSDLILFLNTFVFIVISTVFGLQGAILSAIAYFIASKVIHIVEEGLSGSKTFKIITTQPKLMVETIRDRLGRSATYNEVYGGYSHEKFKEITCVINRLEESKIKEIINEIDENAFVTVYDVAEVKGGNFRKHNIH from the coding sequence ATGAATAAAATCAAAAAACATAAGCCCAATAATAAATTAAAAATGATTTTACGAGGATTAATGGTCATTATTGGGGGATTTATAGCAGCATATGGACTAGAAGCTGTATTAATTCCAAACAACGTATCTGATGGGGGTGTGACAGGTCTTAGTATCGTTGGTTCACAACTATTTGGATTACCCTTAGGAGCTCTAATTGCAATTATAAATCTTCCTTTTATCTGGCTAGGCTATAAACAAATTGGTAAAAATTTCGCGATTTATTCGACTATCGGAATAGCCTCACTAGCGATTGGTACAATCCTCATGCACCATATTCCAGCGATTATTGATGGAGATACTTTATTAGTTACCGTTGTTGGTGGAATTATCCTAGGTTTTGGGATGGGGTTAGCATTGCGGAATGGCGGAGCATTAGATGGAATTGATATGCTAGCAGTACTGCTATCTCGAAAATTACCGTTTGGGACAAGTGATCTCATTCTTTTCTTAAACACGTTTGTATTTATTGTCATTTCAACGGTATTCGGTCTACAAGGAGCAATACTTTCGGCAATTGCTTACTTTATTGCTTCTAAAGTGATTCATATTGTTGAAGAAGGTTTAAGCGGCTCAAAAACCTTTAAAATTATCACAACTCAACCAAAATTAATGGTAGAGACCATACGTGATCGATTAGGTCGAAGTGCGACATATAATGAAGTTTACGGTGGTTATTCCCATGAAAAATTTAAGGAAATCACTTGTGTCATTAACCGCTTAGAAGAAAGCAAAATAAAGGAAATTATTAATGAAATTGACGAAAATGCTTTTGTTACGGTATATGACGTAGCAGAAGTTAAGGGTGGTAATTTCAGAAAGCATAATATTCATTAG
- a CDS encoding aminotransferase-like domain-containing protein produces MLKYESIYQSLMMQIQSGRFSTGAKLPSIRNLTQQYSCSKSTVLTALKKLEEQHIIYAIQKSGYYVVDNQVFKTPLSTDIIDFASASPTWHAFPYKEFQHCINKAIDTYQEELFRYGTPKGWPPLIAEAKKLLESYQVFTHNEQIFITTGVQQALSLVSMMPFPNNRSTILVEQPSYHLYMELLKTLQLPAIGIQRTAKGIDLDRLEKIFHEEDIKFFYTMPRFHNPLGSSYSKKEKEAILQLADQYNVYILEDDYLADFEYNPKNDPLFADDYHDKVIYLKSFSKIMFPGLRVGLAVLPSSIIDIFQKYKMTNDIDSSMISQAALYLYLKNGMFEHNKTKVSNIYHARAKILHQSIQDHLSTYESSSEIVMHSHIRLPKRVNLKSFVYHLHEEGISLDSVERNYLDDFYHERILKLNVSNVDGHRIEEGIRKIASALKNPQNYFL; encoded by the coding sequence ATGCTTAAATATGAATCAATCTATCAATCACTTATGATGCAAATTCAGTCTGGAAGATTTTCGACCGGTGCAAAATTACCATCCATTCGAAATTTAACACAACAATATTCTTGTAGTAAAAGCACGGTATTGACCGCTTTAAAAAAATTGGAGGAGCAACATATTATTTATGCCATACAGAAAAGTGGTTATTATGTTGTGGATAATCAAGTCTTCAAAACCCCATTGTCCACTGACATAATTGACTTTGCAAGCGCATCTCCTACTTGGCATGCATTTCCTTATAAAGAATTTCAACACTGCATAAATAAAGCAATTGATACCTATCAAGAAGAATTATTTCGCTACGGAACGCCAAAAGGTTGGCCGCCACTCATAGCAGAAGCTAAAAAACTGTTAGAATCTTACCAAGTATTCACGCATAACGAACAGATTTTCATCACTACAGGTGTTCAACAGGCCCTTTCTTTAGTAAGTATGATGCCCTTTCCAAATAATCGTTCCACCATTCTAGTTGAACAACCTAGCTATCATTTATATATGGAACTGCTGAAAACCTTACAGCTGCCAGCAATAGGAATTCAACGTACCGCGAAAGGTATTGATTTAGATCGACTAGAAAAAATATTTCATGAAGAAGATATTAAATTCTTTTATACAATGCCACGCTTCCATAATCCTTTAGGATCTTCATACAGTAAAAAAGAAAAAGAAGCTATTTTACAATTAGCAGACCAATATAATGTATACATTTTAGAAGATGATTATTTAGCAGATTTTGAATACAATCCGAAGAACGATCCTCTTTTTGCTGATGATTACCATGATAAAGTCATCTATTTAAAAAGTTTTTCAAAAATTATGTTTCCTGGGTTAAGAGTTGGATTGGCGGTTCTTCCTTCTTCAATTATTGACATTTTTCAAAAATACAAAATGACAAACGATATCGACAGCTCTATGATTTCACAAGCCGCATTATATCTCTATTTGAAAAATGGTATGTTTGAACACAATAAAACGAAAGTCAGTAACATCTATCATGCACGTGCGAAAATTCTGCATCAATCAATACAAGATCATTTATCAACGTACGAATCATCATCAGAAATTGTAATGCATAGTCATATTAGGTTGCCCAAGCGTGTGAATTTGAAATCATTTGTTTATCATTTGCATGAAGAAGGCATAAGTCTGGATTCAGTTGAAAGAAATTATTTAGATGACTTTTACCACGAACGGATTTTGAAGTTGAATGTTTCAAATGTTGACGGCCATCGAATTGAAGAGGGAATAAGGAAAATTGCAAGTGCATTAAAAAATCCTCAAAACTACTTTTTATAA
- a CDS encoding DMT family transporter gives MIENRNAYIAATIYAIIIGLSFMFVKVTLTVATPLDTLAHRFTIAWIAATVLFVLKKESIKGTKKDVLRIALLAILYPILFFAFQVFGLVHTSSSEAGIIQATIPIFTLIFASIILKETSTRSQKIAIGLSVLGVMYIMYMNGAGGTNTSLLGTGLILLSALTSSLYNVFARKLTQRYSLFTITYIMTLFGFIAFNGLALTNHVMNGTVHQFMQPFGHWDFVLAILYLGILSSLGTSYLSNYALSKIDASKMSVFSNFATLITILAGVIFLKEEFHLYHIAGSIIIIIGVVGTNYFGARGKLNEKI, from the coding sequence ATCATTGAAAATAGAAATGCATATATTGCAGCAACCATCTATGCAATCATTATCGGATTGTCATTTATGTTTGTTAAAGTGACATTAACGGTTGCAACACCGTTAGATACATTGGCTCATCGGTTTACCATTGCATGGATCGCTGCCACAGTGTTGTTCGTGTTAAAAAAAGAATCGATCAAAGGAACAAAAAAAGATGTACTGCGGATTGCCTTGTTAGCCATCTTATATCCGATACTCTTTTTTGCTTTTCAAGTATTTGGGTTAGTGCATACATCTTCATCGGAAGCTGGCATTATTCAAGCAACAATACCAATTTTTACGTTGATTTTTGCAAGTATCATTTTAAAGGAAACATCAACACGTAGTCAAAAAATAGCGATTGGTTTATCTGTACTCGGTGTGATGTATATTATGTACATGAACGGGGCAGGAGGCACAAATACAAGTCTCCTCGGGACTGGTTTAATTTTACTTTCAGCACTTACCTCCTCACTATACAACGTATTTGCCAGAAAGTTAACACAACGCTATTCGTTATTCACTATCACATATATCATGACCTTGTTTGGGTTTATAGCTTTTAATGGACTGGCACTGACAAACCATGTAATGAATGGAACAGTCCATCAATTTATGCAACCTTTTGGACACTGGGATTTTGTTCTTGCCATTTTATATTTAGGTATCCTATCGTCTTTAGGAACGTCCTATCTTTCCAACTATGCTTTATCAAAAATAGACGCATCGAAAATGAGTGTTTTCAGTAATTTTGCTACGCTCATTACCATTTTAGCAGGGGTAATTTTTTTAAAAGAGGAATTTCATTTATACCACATAGCAGGATCAATTATCATTATCATCGGTGTTGTTGGTACAAACTATTTTGGTGCAAGGGGCAAATTAAATGAAAAAATATAG
- a CDS encoding DMT family transporter — protein sequence MKKYSLLLIISFIWGSQFFFVELVTNDVGSISLSALKALIGAICLSVISLFQSKKNYTTNTKKYFWIALFEVVLPFILIAQGQKYVSSSIASMLIAMVPIFTLVFFVLLFKKKASHFDIVSIVLGFLGIVILSWPTQGIMNVSGNILGNVLLILAAISFALSLILMEKLEDGSPVVHMRNVLWIASIVLLPMAFLFEKPLQIDINHSQVIYIIILGVFHAGIVYMLYNLLIQEEGALFASFSNYINPVIGVILGYIILKDPLFLQHKIGILIILLALLFSNPAIFRKWVRKDN from the coding sequence ATGAAAAAATATAGTCTCTTGCTAATCATAAGCTTCATTTGGGGATCTCAATTTTTCTTCGTGGAATTAGTAACGAATGATGTAGGTTCCATTTCGTTGTCTGCTTTGAAAGCACTGATCGGTGCAATTTGTTTATCAGTGATTAGTCTGTTCCAATCAAAGAAAAACTACACAACCAATACTAAAAAATATTTTTGGATTGCACTTTTTGAAGTAGTCTTGCCGTTTATTCTTATTGCACAAGGCCAAAAGTACGTATCGAGCAGTATTGCATCTATGCTAATCGCAATGGTCCCAATCTTCACATTGGTATTTTTCGTATTGCTCTTCAAAAAGAAAGCTAGCCACTTTGACATAGTCAGCATAGTATTAGGATTTTTAGGAATTGTGATCTTATCGTGGCCAACGCAAGGAATTATGAACGTTTCAGGTAATATATTGGGTAATGTGTTGCTCATTCTTGCTGCTATAAGTTTTGCATTGTCTTTAATTCTAATGGAAAAATTAGAAGATGGTTCTCCGGTGGTCCATATGAGAAATGTTTTATGGATTGCAAGTATTGTCTTATTGCCAATGGCATTCCTTTTTGAAAAGCCATTACAAATCGATATCAATCATTCACAAGTAATATATATTATCATTTTAGGTGTATTCCATGCAGGAATTGTCTATATGCTGTATAATCTCTTAATTCAAGAAGAGGGAGCATTATTTGCCTCTTTTAGCAACTATATTAACCCGGTTATTGGTGTAATTTTAGGCTATATTATTTTAAAAGATCCATTATTTTTGCAGCATAAGATTGGCATATTAATCATTCTTCTAGCACTTTTATTTTCGAATCCTGCTATTTTTAGAAAATGGGTTAGGAAGGATAATTAA
- a CDS encoding FMN-binding glutamate synthase family protein, which yields MPNILYYLSFVMISIVFVLILFILVGWRWIIKRMVKQMGKIILTDSYQENIIELMPGLRHMGVQNMLENSLRAETGDVLHRPLGSSKKWPHLDPITFIPAQTSPFPINGEEEVNLKVTIGPKAKKPMKINIPLMISGMAYGIALSEEVKLSLAEAANNVGTAINSGEGGVLPEELDKAGKFILQCGKTEWAKEEELFKRADMIEIKLGQGAIFGIGGRISPKNLTGRAREVMGLKENEDAVIFDNFFEEQSLKDLKELVEYLRDLTGGVPIGAKIGAGGKIEEDIDHLIDMDVDYIAIDGGQAATLGAAPILSDDMGIPTLHAVVRAVNHLEKRNMKGKISLIISGGLLVPGHFLKVLALGADAVYVGSAMLFTVSHNQIFNALPFEPATQVVWNEGKYKDQFKIEEGVKSAEKFLTASIEEMRMALRAMGKRSLKELSKTDLVSYDDLIAKMIGIPYSFEPWEDKQIKK from the coding sequence ATGCCGAACATTTTATATTATTTGTCTTTTGTGATGATTTCAATAGTATTTGTCCTTATTTTATTCATACTTGTTGGTTGGCGTTGGATAATTAAAAGAATGGTTAAACAAATGGGAAAAATCATTCTAACCGACAGTTATCAAGAAAATATTATTGAGTTGATGCCAGGCCTTAGGCATATGGGCGTTCAAAATATGCTTGAAAATAGCTTGCGTGCAGAAACAGGTGACGTACTTCATCGCCCACTTGGCTCTTCAAAAAAATGGCCACATTTAGATCCGATTACCTTTATCCCTGCACAAACGTCACCATTTCCCATTAATGGCGAAGAAGAAGTAAATTTAAAAGTAACCATTGGACCAAAAGCAAAAAAACCAATGAAAATAAATATTCCGCTTATGATCAGCGGGATGGCTTATGGGATCGCACTTAGTGAAGAAGTGAAGTTGTCATTAGCAGAAGCAGCTAATAATGTAGGAACTGCAATTAATTCCGGTGAAGGTGGAGTTTTACCAGAAGAATTAGACAAAGCAGGGAAATTTATTTTACAATGTGGCAAAACAGAATGGGCAAAGGAAGAAGAACTTTTTAAGCGTGCCGACATGATTGAAATTAAGTTGGGACAAGGCGCAATATTCGGAATAGGCGGGAGAATTTCCCCCAAGAATTTAACAGGCCGTGCTCGTGAAGTGATGGGACTAAAAGAAAATGAAGATGCGGTGATTTTTGACAACTTTTTTGAAGAACAATCATTAAAAGATTTGAAAGAGCTTGTTGAGTATCTTCGGGATCTAACAGGTGGAGTTCCCATTGGTGCAAAAATAGGAGCAGGTGGAAAAATTGAAGAAGATATTGATCATTTAATCGACATGGATGTTGATTATATTGCGATTGACGGCGGCCAAGCAGCCACTCTCGGAGCAGCACCCATTTTATCTGATGACATGGGAATCCCTACATTACATGCAGTTGTCCGAGCTGTTAATCATCTAGAAAAGAGAAACATGAAGGGGAAAATCAGTTTAATTATCTCTGGAGGGCTTTTAGTACCTGGGCATTTTTTAAAAGTGCTTGCACTTGGTGCTGATGCTGTGTATGTAGGCTCTGCGATGTTATTTACTGTCTCACACAATCAAATATTTAATGCACTTCCATTTGAACCAGCTACACAAGTGGTTTGGAATGAAGGCAAATATAAGGATCAATTTAAGATTGAAGAAGGGGTAAAATCAGCAGAGAAATTCTTAACAGCAAGTATAGAAGAAATGAGAATGGCGTTAAGAGCCATGGGCAAACGCTCTTTAAAAGAGTTGTCGAAAACAGATTTAGTATCCTATGATGATTTGATCGCTAAAATGATTGGAATTCCATATTCATTTGAACCTTGGGAAGACAAACAAATAAAGAAATAA
- a CDS encoding YqjF family protein — protein MNLLNDIIHRPFPLPSKKWIMRQTWSNLFFLHWPIPPEALRPHIPAPLQIDTFDHNAWLGIVAFVIEGIYPRGLSSVSLTPKFLEVNVRTYVQYDGKPGVYFMSLDVENWASRTIAKRWYRLPYYPARISFQNEGKTIHFQSIRKSTTKAQITFSGSFRPSQEVNFANTGTLDHWLTERYCLYSFDNRGNTYCGEIHHPPWPLQKAETQIGMNTLFSPFNIDLSNVKPIAHFSKGFDSLIWNIRKIHI, from the coding sequence ATGAACTTATTAAATGATATCATTCACCGCCCCTTTCCATTACCTTCGAAAAAGTGGATTATGCGACAAACATGGAGTAACCTATTTTTTCTTCATTGGCCTATTCCACCTGAAGCACTACGTCCACATATACCTGCTCCTTTACAAATTGACACCTTTGATCACAATGCTTGGTTAGGAATTGTTGCATTTGTTATAGAGGGAATTTATCCTCGCGGGTTGTCATCTGTTTCACTAACCCCTAAATTTTTAGAAGTAAATGTAAGAACTTATGTTCAATATGATGGTAAACCTGGTGTCTATTTCATGTCTTTAGACGTCGAAAACTGGGCTTCTCGTACGATCGCAAAGAGATGGTATCGTTTGCCGTACTATCCCGCACGGATTTCTTTTCAAAACGAAGGTAAAACCATTCATTTCCAAAGTATCAGAAAAAGTACAACAAAAGCTCAAATAACATTCAGTGGATCGTTTAGACCTTCACAAGAAGTGAATTTTGCAAATACAGGAACCCTAGATCATTGGCTCACAGAGCGATACTGCTTATATAGTTTCGATAACAGAGGCAACACCTATTGTGGAGAAATACACCATCCTCCTTGGCCATTACAAAAAGCAGAAACTCAAATAGGAATGAATACACTTTTTTCTCCTTTTAATATTGATCTTAGTAATGTAAAACCGATTGCTCATTTTTCAAAAGGGTTCGATTCGCTAATATGGAATATTAGGAAGATACATATCTAA
- a CDS encoding LysR family transcriptional regulator, translated as MNIDSLKTFCLVVDEGSISQAARLSFVSQPAVTRQIRQLENLYGTLLFDRTEGKLIVTETGKMLYPFAKAIINDFNRSKEVILQATGEYNSNIRVGASLTIGEFLLPNLLGRFKKLTPEINVTLTIKNTPSVLEDLANDVIDIGLVEGIVEDKKFTVTKFADDELILVYPADHPWGEKSEIDINELANERMIWRESISGTRLIIENALKEHGVLDKIENYMEIGSTQAIKSAVESGLGVSILSRLTVARELELGFLKEMKISGINIKRSLWLVKKPQRFNRNSVTSFVEFIK; from the coding sequence TTGAACATCGATAGTTTGAAAACGTTTTGTTTAGTAGTTGATGAGGGGAGTATTAGCCAAGCAGCAAGATTAAGTTTTGTTTCCCAGCCTGCTGTAACAAGACAGATTCGGCAGCTTGAGAATCTTTATGGGACCCTTTTATTTGATCGAACAGAAGGAAAATTAATTGTTACAGAAACAGGGAAAATGCTTTATCCTTTCGCAAAAGCGATTATTAACGACTTTAACCGATCCAAAGAAGTGATCTTGCAGGCTACAGGCGAGTACAATTCTAACATTAGGGTAGGTGCATCACTGACAATAGGCGAATTCCTTTTACCAAATTTACTAGGTCGTTTTAAAAAATTGACACCTGAAATTAACGTAACATTAACTATAAAAAACACTCCGAGTGTGTTAGAGGATTTAGCGAACGATGTAATTGATATCGGCTTGGTTGAAGGAATTGTTGAAGATAAAAAATTCACTGTCACTAAATTTGCTGATGATGAATTAATTCTCGTTTATCCAGCAGACCACCCTTGGGGAGAAAAATCAGAAATAGATATTAACGAATTGGCTAATGAACGAATGATTTGGCGAGAATCCATATCAGGAACACGACTAATTATCGAAAACGCCTTAAAAGAGCATGGGGTATTAGATAAAATTGAAAACTACATGGAGATCGGAAGTACCCAAGCAATAAAAAGTGCGGTAGAATCAGGCCTTGGAGTAAGTATTCTCTCAAGATTAACCGTTGCAAGAGAATTAGAGCTAGGCTTTTTGAAGGAAATGAAAATTTCAGGAATTAATATAAAAAGAAGCTTATGGCTTGTTAAAAAACCTCAAAGGTTTAATCGAAATAGTGTTACTAGTTTTGTTGAATTTATTAAATAA
- a CDS encoding chromate transporter produces the protein MKEETKKLFQIFWTFLKIGPVTFGGGYAMIPLIEREVVDKKKWINHADVTDVFAIAESIPGAIAINSSTFIGYRIGGIRGAIAALLGVFLPTFLIVVVLSIVFLQIQNNPKIEAAFQAIRASIVALIVYAGYMIGKTAIIDKTTLVISVGSMAILFFLHLHPVLIIFSGIILGILLVNVKRKLGYSVKIKKEKSTPAQQLECYMGDGI, from the coding sequence ATGAAGGAAGAAACAAAAAAATTATTTCAAATCTTTTGGACCTTCTTAAAAATTGGTCCAGTTACCTTTGGTGGAGGGTATGCGATGATTCCACTTATTGAAAGAGAAGTAGTGGATAAAAAGAAATGGATAAATCATGCGGATGTAACCGACGTTTTTGCGATTGCGGAATCAATTCCTGGGGCAATTGCCATAAATTCTTCAACATTTATAGGCTATCGAATAGGAGGGATTAGGGGTGCCATTGCAGCATTATTAGGAGTGTTTTTACCAACCTTCCTTATTGTTGTTGTACTTAGTATTGTTTTTCTCCAGATCCAGAACAACCCTAAAATAGAAGCGGCCTTTCAGGCGATTCGTGCTTCGATTGTTGCCTTGATTGTATATGCAGGTTATATGATTGGTAAAACGGCGATCATTGATAAAACAACATTAGTTATTTCGGTTGGTTCTATGGCGATTCTGTTTTTCCTTCATCTCCATCCGGTATTAATCATCTTCTCTGGTATTATTCTAGGTATTCTACTTGTTAACGTTAAGCGGAAACTGGGTTACTCAGTAAAGATAAAAAAGGAAAAGAGTACACCTGCACAGCAATTAGAATGCTATATGGGAGATGGAATTTAA
- a CDS encoding chromate transporter: protein MILFELFWMFLLIGFVSFGGGYAMIPVIEMEVINKGWMTTQQFTDVIAIAGMSPGPIATNSAIFVGYQINGITGAIAAGLGMVIPSLLLVIIIATFFYRISKNKHVESAFYGLRPIITGLIGYAAIKFAISNHLLDSFSWYSGSLLAIFALSLFSLIKLRLHPALVIVMSGVLGAAIYS from the coding sequence ATGATCTTATTTGAACTATTTTGGATGTTCTTATTAATTGGTTTTGTCTCATTTGGTGGAGGGTATGCGATGATCCCTGTCATTGAGATGGAGGTTATCAATAAAGGCTGGATGACGACACAACAGTTTACAGATGTTATCGCAATTGCGGGGATGTCGCCTGGGCCAATTGCCACTAATAGTGCGATATTTGTAGGGTACCAGATTAATGGGATCACAGGTGCAATCGCAGCTGGATTAGGTATGGTGATCCCTTCCTTGTTGCTTGTTATAATCATTGCAACCTTTTTCTATCGAATTAGTAAAAATAAGCATGTTGAATCTGCATTTTATGGATTACGTCCAATTATTACAGGCCTTATTGGTTATGCAGCGATTAAATTTGCAATCAGCAATCATTTATTAGATTCTTTTTCTTGGTATTCAGGTAGCTTACTAGCTATATTCGCATTGTCATTATTTTCTTTAATAAAGCTTCGTTTGCATCCTGCGTTAGTCATTGTAATGTCAGGTGTACTGGGAGCTGCGATTTATTCATAG
- a CDS encoding helix-turn-helix domain-containing protein: MIFPTTSDFEYVCKLLFDTFKIPVKFIEHNGSIVQNYTSTSTSNPLHSDWDIIEWSKLESVQVNFPILQENEYLENFILMPIQTSDKMIGTFIIGPTLIRNLSQETITGLLNDFSKVIGKQELTIYYDRLQKVSRGQLLNIGKLLYFLVFNERIDIAVIVDQNRMFMKDTLISNPPELEISKRRENQAFHPPEYYEIELMQCIRDGRKEDLLKKLTETTVGETGILARNSYLRSQKNLSICGITLATRAAIEGGLEWDLARTLSDVFIQNIEDATDVESVRRVRNESMYDFAERVLQSNKNKYSEMINQCFRFIYKNVYDHISVSQIAESIGISPVHLSACFKKEVGQTLSRYIQEEKVEESKKLIVLTDYSFLEICTLLNFNDQSYFTKVFKKITGLTPKQYKDRGRLI; encoded by the coding sequence ATGATTTTTCCTACAACATCCGATTTTGAATATGTATGTAAGTTATTATTCGATACGTTTAAAATTCCAGTAAAATTTATAGAGCATAATGGTTCTATAGTTCAAAATTACACAAGTACATCGACCTCTAATCCATTACATTCTGATTGGGATATAATTGAATGGAGCAAATTAGAAAGTGTTCAAGTGAATTTTCCTATTCTTCAAGAAAATGAATACCTAGAAAATTTCATACTAATGCCTATCCAAACCAGCGATAAAATGATAGGAACATTCATTATTGGTCCCACATTAATTAGGAACCTATCACAAGAGACAATCACTGGGTTGTTAAATGATTTTTCAAAAGTAATTGGAAAACAAGAACTCACCATATATTATGACCGTTTACAAAAGGTAAGCAGGGGCCAGCTATTGAATATTGGTAAATTACTCTACTTCCTAGTATTTAATGAAAGAATAGACATAGCAGTTATTGTTGATCAGAACCGAATGTTTATGAAAGATACCTTAATTAGTAACCCACCTGAGTTAGAAATTTCTAAACGCAGGGAGAATCAAGCATTTCATCCTCCCGAATATTACGAAATAGAGCTCATGCAATGTATTAGAGATGGTCGAAAAGAAGATCTACTTAAAAAGTTAACAGAAACAACTGTAGGGGAGACAGGTATATTAGCTAGAAATAGTTATTTAAGAAGTCAAAAAAATTTATCTATATGTGGAATAACTTTGGCCACCAGAGCAGCTATTGAAGGAGGACTAGAGTGGGATCTAGCTCGAACCTTAAGTGATGTTTTTATTCAAAATATAGAAGACGCCACAGACGTTGAAAGTGTTAGAAGAGTAAGAAACGAATCTATGTATGATTTTGCAGAACGTGTTCTACAAAGTAACAAAAATAAATATTCAGAAATGATCAATCAATGCTTCCGCTTTATTTATAAGAATGTATATGATCATATCAGCGTTTCTCAAATTGCAGAATCTATTGGAATAAGTCCTGTCCATCTATCTGCTTGTTTTAAGAAAGAAGTAGGACAAACTCTTTCAAGATATATACAAGAGGAAAAAGTAGAAGAATCTAAAAAACTAATTGTACTAACTGATTATTCATTCCTAGAAATTTGTACTTTACTTAATTTTAATGATCAAAGCTACTTTACAAAAGTATTTAAAAAGATAACGGGACTAACCCCAAAACAATACAAAGATAGAGGGAGGTTAATATAA